From the genome of uncultured Cohaesibacter sp., one region includes:
- a CDS encoding extracellular solute-binding protein: protein MLGRSSHLIFPLEELDMPYPVSSLFFDQKSHERRLGQRSVFRLSVAFRAALILAATVSLLVPNVGQAEPVHGIAMHGEPKYPADFSHLDYVNPDAPKGGKVTYGLQGSFDSLNPFLLKGVAPRGLWDVTYGLNVYEPLLARTSDEAFSLYGLIAEWIDLPEDRSSITFKLRDEAKFSDGHPITVEDVKFTAELLREYGRPSYQTRLKRVTAIEEPGPGQIRFVFENGDDRELPLLIGMLPVLPAHAIDPEKFSKSGMYEFIGSGPYLLDKVDPGTKIILKRNPDYWAKDLPIKIGEDNFDEIHVEYFRDNTAMFEAFKKGVFDVQPESDPARWANQYDFAAVRDGLVTKHIFKSGLPKGMSAFAFNTRKPVFQNRAVRRTLAKLFDFEWVNKNLYHGLFARSSSYFESSVLASTGIAASEQERALLAPYIDGIDPDILDGTYAPVSAKDSKEMRTLMRDAIRDLAAEGYELKDGVMTHLDSGRPLAFEFLATSNEQERLALAYSRILERIGIKMEIRTVDSAQYWERRKTMDFDMMKMSWTASLSPGNEQYARWHSSQRDKDGWFNQAGANDPAVDAMIDALLAARTQEDFTAAVRAFDRTLINGYYVVPLFHMEDQWVGMWNRIAFPTDEAKSRPLSGYRPTVWWYKGD from the coding sequence ATGCTTGGACGTTCGTCGCATTTGATCTTCCCGCTCGAGGAGCTCGACATGCCCTATCCCGTTTCTTCCCTCTTCTTTGATCAGAAAAGTCATGAGCGGCGCTTGGGGCAGCGATCTGTCTTCCGTCTATCTGTGGCATTCCGGGCTGCTTTGATCCTCGCTGCCACAGTGTCGCTGCTGGTGCCGAATGTGGGTCAGGCCGAGCCGGTGCATGGCATCGCGATGCATGGCGAGCCCAAGTATCCTGCCGATTTTTCCCATCTCGACTATGTCAATCCCGACGCTCCGAAGGGCGGCAAGGTAACCTATGGCCTTCAGGGCAGCTTTGACAGTCTCAACCCCTTTTTGCTCAAAGGGGTCGCGCCGCGCGGGCTCTGGGATGTGACCTATGGGCTCAATGTCTATGAGCCTTTGCTTGCCCGCACCTCGGACGAGGCCTTCTCTCTTTACGGGCTGATTGCCGAATGGATCGATCTGCCGGAGGACCGCTCGTCCATCACCTTCAAGCTGCGAGATGAGGCGAAATTTTCTGACGGGCATCCCATCACCGTTGAAGATGTGAAATTTACTGCCGAACTTTTGCGGGAATATGGGCGTCCCTCCTATCAGACCCGACTGAAACGGGTTACCGCCATCGAAGAGCCCGGACCGGGGCAGATTCGGTTCGTGTTCGAAAATGGTGATGATCGCGAATTGCCGCTGTTGATCGGTATGTTGCCGGTTCTACCCGCTCATGCGATCGATCCGGAGAAATTCTCCAAGTCCGGCATGTATGAATTCATCGGCTCTGGCCCCTACTTGCTCGATAAGGTTGATCCCGGCACCAAGATCATTCTGAAGCGGAACCCGGACTATTGGGCCAAGGATCTGCCGATCAAGATCGGTGAGGACAATTTCGACGAGATTCACGTCGAGTATTTCCGCGACAACACGGCGATGTTCGAGGCATTCAAGAAGGGCGTGTTTGATGTGCAGCCCGAATCGGATCCTGCTCGCTGGGCCAACCAGTATGACTTTGCAGCAGTTAGAGATGGTCTGGTCACCAAGCATATCTTCAAGTCCGGCCTTCCCAAGGGCATGTCGGCCTTTGCCTTCAACACCCGCAAACCGGTGTTCCAGAACCGGGCCGTCAGGCGGACGCTTGCCAAGCTGTTTGACTTCGAGTGGGTGAACAAGAACCTCTATCACGGTCTGTTTGCCCGCTCCTCTAGCTATTTCGAGAGTTCAGTTCTTGCCTCGACCGGCATTGCCGCAAGCGAGCAGGAACGCGCGTTGCTGGCACCCTATATCGACGGTATCGACCCGGATATTCTCGACGGCACCTATGCGCCGGTTTCGGCCAAGGACAGCAAGGAAATGCGCACCCTGATGCGGGACGCCATTAGGGATCTTGCCGCCGAAGGCTATGAGCTCAAGGATGGGGTCATGACCCATCTGGATAGTGGTCGGCCCCTCGCCTTCGAGTTTCTGGCAACGTCCAACGAACAGGAACGGCTGGCGCTTGCCTACAGTCGCATCTTGGAGCGGATCGGCATCAAGATGGAAATCAGGACCGTGGATTCCGCTCAATATTGGGAGCGGCGCAAGACCATGGATTTCGACATGATGAAAATGTCATGGACTGCCTCGTTGTCTCCCGGCAACGAGCAATATGCCCGCTGGCATTCCTCCCAGCGGGACAAGGACGGCTGGTTCAATCAGGCCGGAGCCAATGATCCGGCAGTCGACGCGATGATCGATGCGCTGTTGGCTGCCCGTACGCAGGAAGACTTCACCGCCGCCGTGCGTGCCTTCGATCGCACGCTGATCAACGGCTATTATGTGGTTCCGCTGTTCCATATGGAGGACCAATGGGTTGGCATGTGGAACCGGATTGCCTTCCCGACCGATGAGGCCAAGAGCCGTCCCCTATCAGGATACCGCCCGACGGTTTGGTGGTATAAGGGCGACTAG
- a CDS encoding lauroyl acyltransferase — translation MRKPTLSHRLEYAVLMSVVFLLRAMPLWMASGLMGWCWRVVAPRLSRQDRAMTHLRMCFPEKSDKELFQLTLGMWDNLGRTFAESLLAEQFLVAAHDLVEMPEDITKLVERMHEVGGVIVSLHSGNWELGGVLSSVYGFDCAVIIQRLKNPLVHEFMVSQRGSTFRGGIYAKGDKAGPRIMSALRGGILAAVMGDLRDGRGVRMPFFGMEAPTNIFAALLARQQHVPLVAVRILRTNGIHFKLELTEIDVPYTDDVDEDIRVAMQRTTAQFEEWIRAHPEQWMWAHKRWG, via the coding sequence ATGAGAAAGCCCACCCTCTCCCATCGACTGGAATATGCAGTTCTGATGTCCGTGGTTTTTCTGTTGCGGGCCATGCCACTGTGGATGGCGTCCGGCCTTATGGGCTGGTGTTGGCGTGTGGTTGCGCCCCGACTGTCGCGGCAGGACCGGGCAATGACGCATTTGCGGATGTGCTTTCCCGAAAAGAGCGACAAGGAACTCTTCCAATTAACCCTCGGGATGTGGGACAATTTGGGACGGACCTTTGCCGAAAGCCTCTTGGCCGAACAGTTTCTCGTTGCAGCCCATGATCTTGTCGAGATGCCCGAGGATATCACCAAGCTTGTCGAGCGGATGCACGAGGTTGGCGGGGTCATCGTATCGCTGCATTCGGGCAACTGGGAACTCGGTGGCGTGCTGTCGAGTGTCTATGGCTTTGATTGTGCCGTGATCATTCAGCGCCTCAAGAACCCGTTGGTGCATGAATTCATGGTATCACAGCGCGGATCGACCTTCCGCGGCGGGATCTATGCCAAGGGTGACAAGGCCGGGCCACGGATCATGTCGGCGCTGAGGGGCGGTATTCTCGCCGCCGTGATGGGCGATCTGCGCGACGGTCGCGGGGTCAGGATGCCGTTTTTCGGCATGGAGGCGCCGACCAACATTTTCGCGGCTCTTCTCGCCCGGCAACAACATGTTCCGCTTGTTGCTGTGCGTATTCTCAGAACCAATGGAATCCACTTCAAACTCGAACTGACCGAGATTGATGTGCCCTACACGGACGATGTGGATGAGGATATTCGCGTTGCGATGCAGCGCACGACAGCGCAGTTCGAAGAATGGATCCGCGCTCATCCCGAACAGTGGATGTGGGCACACAAACGCTGGGGCTGA
- a CDS encoding class I adenylate-forming enzyme family protein: MLLSTPDEIEHYRTSGLWGEQRVDQLFVQHVKERGDEIALIDDQDHHAITGRKPQCLSFIRTWRRVVGLCNFLSGIGMKTDTVVAVMLPPCADAAVLTLAASRMGYILAPLPLTSGEAEMRQKIEQLGAKAIVCSAHYESEPIAERARNVAADLFSIRFVFSIGEGAPEGLIELQSVLDDEDSVEDEELWDIPAQPSSDAVFSINWSAATSQPAQAIGRNHNQLLSAARHVHEQTDLEAGDCMMVVHHMTGLVGLAVGVIGAFDKGARVQFHHFRTGAALSEAMCEFGTQHVCLPGTQWPVLHAVLPMDVREQLKSVMLVWNRSHRSKRVFGQNETAARLLDITNFGELAVFCQLRRHPDEIGSIPLGAIAARSVDDANWMETYLFGMDESRAESKGQLVAGELCLKSAMLPKSAFPVAGAIDGVALKATEDGFIHTDIGCHLVTEEHGEERALFRPLGDLSDILTMGALSERASDLDALYKQCVGVHDAGAFLVSGTGDGPSRLMAALVVDDQEIARENFFAFLKDRKVSSTRWPRDIIFVEAIPRNTKGVVQRDSLIEAAEISKVA; this comes from the coding sequence ATGCTGCTCTCCACCCCGGATGAAATAGAACACTATCGGACTTCCGGTCTATGGGGGGAACAGCGTGTCGATCAATTGTTTGTCCAGCACGTCAAGGAACGCGGGGACGAAATCGCCCTGATCGATGATCAGGACCACCACGCGATCACCGGGCGTAAGCCGCAATGCCTGTCTTTCATCCGCACCTGGCGCAGAGTTGTCGGCCTTTGCAATTTCCTGTCCGGCATCGGCATGAAAACCGACACGGTTGTCGCCGTCATGCTGCCCCCTTGTGCGGATGCAGCGGTCCTCACCCTCGCTGCCAGCCGGATGGGCTATATTCTTGCACCGCTTCCCCTCACCTCCGGAGAGGCCGAAATGCGCCAGAAGATCGAGCAGCTCGGAGCCAAGGCCATCGTCTGTAGCGCTCATTACGAAAGCGAGCCGATTGCCGAGCGGGCGCGCAATGTCGCGGCGGATCTGTTTTCCATCCGGTTTGTCTTCTCGATTGGCGAAGGGGCTCCGGAAGGTCTGATCGAGCTGCAATCGGTGCTGGATGACGAGGATAGCGTCGAAGACGAGGAGCTGTGGGATATCCCGGCTCAGCCTTCGTCGGACGCGGTTTTCAGCATCAACTGGTCAGCGGCAACATCTCAGCCGGCACAGGCCATCGGGCGCAATCACAATCAGTTGCTCTCTGCTGCCCGACATGTGCATGAGCAGACCGATCTGGAGGCTGGCGACTGCATGATGGTCGTTCACCACATGACCGGCCTTGTGGGACTGGCTGTGGGTGTGATCGGAGCGTTCGACAAAGGTGCACGCGTCCAGTTCCATCATTTCCGCACCGGGGCGGCCCTGTCCGAGGCGATGTGCGAGTTCGGCACCCAGCATGTCTGTCTGCCCGGCACCCAGTGGCCGGTGCTTCATGCGGTGCTGCCGATGGATGTGCGCGAGCAGCTCAAGAGCGTGATGCTGGTCTGGAACCGCAGCCACCGCAGCAAGCGGGTCTTCGGCCAGAATGAGACTGCCGCTCGGTTGCTTGATATCACCAACTTTGGTGAACTCGCCGTCTTTTGCCAGCTGCGCCGCCACCCGGACGAAATCGGCTCGATTCCGCTCGGGGCGATCGCGGCCCGGTCGGTCGACGATGCCAACTGGATGGAAACCTATCTCTTCGGCATGGATGAAAGCCGGGCCGAATCCAAGGGCCAACTGGTGGCAGGTGAACTTTGCCTCAAGAGCGCGATGCTGCCCAAGTCCGCTTTTCCGGTCGCCGGAGCGATCGATGGGGTTGCGCTCAAGGCGACTGAAGATGGCTTCATCCATACCGACATCGGCTGTCATCTGGTGACCGAGGAACATGGTGAAGAACGGGCGCTGTTCCGCCCCTTGGGAGACCTCAGCGACATTCTGACCATGGGGGCGCTGAGTGAGCGTGCCTCTGATCTTGATGCGCTCTACAAGCAATGTGTGGGCGTGCATGACGCCGGTGCCTTCTTGGTGTCCGGGACGGGCGATGGCCCGTCGCGCCTGATGGCTGCGCTCGTGGTCGATGATCAGGAAATTGCCAGAGAGAATTTCTTCGCCTTTCTCAAGGACCGAAAAGTCTCGTCCACGCGCTGGCCGCGGGACATCATCTTTGTCGAGGCGATCCCTCGCAACACCAAGGGTGTCGTTCAGCGCGACAGCCTGATCGAGGCGGCCGAGATTTCCAAGGTCGCCTGA
- a CDS encoding diguanylate cyclase encodes MAKQTLIFTHQDCGLDVPVWAEMLAEANFACWAHCVHSEDKPDDVSLKADILMLDLLDVPQESIRDVVAKAASLRESLGFAEARVPMIAVAHPSVQFDEDMLRPFSDVIKPPLTMELIANRLISLMRLATMRREAERRSQTFRRFGVGLPVVPPPRLMEKQELLYLGPGMALLPIQTALPQDIEIVAALSPSMALHYLDNNPFDALIVELRDYNEHLVQFIGDLRRNSNYFSFPIIVVCHKRATEDGLAALAAGANDIVSFPFSERFFENRIEILVREERYRRQLRKIFTEARLLMPTDEITRLYSEEFLKAHLGVLSEQDGAVAMSFAGIDVSFDEPDGSRNDKPDASLLARVGRFISSLMRAEDMLTRLDNGRFVAFFPDTDLFEARIALQRIRSIVQLSPFVQENATYGVNVTLDFSLHHCDTRQADFDPERILRDLFENPVIRF; translated from the coding sequence ATGGCCAAACAAACGCTCATATTCACCCATCAGGACTGTGGTCTTGATGTTCCGGTCTGGGCTGAAATGCTCGCGGAAGCGAATTTTGCCTGCTGGGCCCATTGCGTCCATTCGGAAGACAAGCCCGATGATGTGTCGCTCAAAGCTGACATTCTCATGCTGGACCTGCTTGACGTGCCCCAGGAAAGCATCCGCGATGTGGTGGCCAAGGCGGCCTCCTTGCGCGAAAGCCTCGGGTTTGCCGAAGCGCGGGTTCCGATGATCGCGGTGGCGCATCCGTCGGTACAGTTTGATGAGGATATGCTCAGGCCCTTCTCCGACGTGATCAAGCCGCCGCTGACCATGGAGCTGATTGCCAACCGGCTGATCTCGCTGATGCGTCTTGCGACCATGCGGCGCGAGGCGGAACGGCGCTCGCAGACCTTCCGCCGCTTTGGGGTCGGCCTGCCGGTCGTGCCGCCGCCACGTCTGATGGAAAAACAGGAGCTGCTCTATCTCGGTCCCGGTATGGCGCTGTTGCCGATCCAGACGGCGCTGCCTCAAGACATCGAGATTGTCGCCGCTCTCAGTCCCTCGATGGCGCTACACTATCTCGACAACAATCCGTTTGATGCACTGATTGTCGAGTTGCGGGACTATAACGAGCATCTCGTCCAGTTCATCGGTGATCTCAGGCGCAACTCGAACTATTTTTCCTTCCCGATCATTGTCGTTTGCCACAAACGGGCGACCGAGGATGGCCTTGCTGCACTTGCTGCCGGGGCCAACGACATCGTTTCTTTCCCCTTCTCCGAGCGCTTCTTCGAGAACCGAATCGAGATTCTCGTACGCGAAGAGCGCTATCGGCGCCAGTTGCGCAAGATCTTCACCGAAGCGCGGCTGTTGATGCCGACGGACGAGATCACGAGGCTCTATTCAGAAGAGTTTCTGAAGGCCCACCTTGGCGTTCTTTCCGAGCAGGACGGGGCCGTTGCTATGAGTTTCGCTGGCATTGATGTGAGTTTTGATGAGCCTGATGGGAGCCGCAATGACAAGCCCGATGCGTCCTTGCTGGCGCGGGTCGGGCGGTTCATCTCGTCCCTCATGCGGGCAGAAGACATGCTGACCCGGCTCGATAATGGCCGGTTCGTCGCCTTCTTCCCCGATACGGATCTATTCGAGGCGCGCATAGCCCTGCAGCGTATTCGCTCTATCGTGCAATTGAGCCCGTTCGTGCAAGAAAATGCCACCTACGGGGTCAATGTGACGCTCGATTTCTCGCTGCATCATTGCGACACGCGGCAGGCGGACTTTGATCCCGAGCGTATTCTCAGGGATCTGTTCGAGAATCCCGTCATCCGATTCTGA
- the hspQ gene encoding heat shock protein HspQ encodes MAEMKTAKFQIGQIVRHRVYSFRGVIFDVDAEFANTEEWYDSIPEDVRPRRDQPFYHLFAENDDTEYIAYVSEQNLLEDDSGEPIRHPQVRQLFKGIKEGIYQPEDDLLN; translated from the coding sequence ATGGCAGAAATGAAAACCGCAAAATTCCAGATTGGTCAAATCGTCCGGCATCGGGTTTACTCGTTCCGCGGCGTGATCTTTGACGTCGATGCGGAATTTGCAAATACCGAGGAATGGTATGATTCCATTCCCGAGGATGTCAGACCGCGCCGTGACCAGCCCTTCTATCATCTGTTTGCGGAGAATGACGATACCGAATATATCGCCTATGTCTCCGAGCAGAATCTTCTGGAAGATGATAGCGGCGAGCCAATTCGGCATCCGCAAGTTCGTCAGTTGTTCAAGGGAATCAAAGAAGGCATCTATCAGCCTGAAGATGATCTTTTGAACTGA
- a CDS encoding CoA ester lyase, with protein sequence MKSPSAFYKPLAIGAPTPFREKPVRVERMIHFVPPHIEKMRAKIPAMIAQVDVILGNLEDAIPADMKEEARKGFIQMAKDNEFGDTGLWTRVNCLNSPWLLDDVTEIVGAVGNKLDVVMLPKVEGPWDIHYLDQLLAQLEAKHGVTEPIMIHAILETAEGVNNVEAICAASPRMHGISLGPADLAASRGMKTTRVGGGHPGYRVLADQTEGSARGFYQQDLWHYTMAKMVDACMAHGLKAFYGPFGDFSDPDACEAQFRNSFLLGCMGAWTLHPTQIDIAKRVFSPEVEEVKMASRILDAMPDGTGAVMIDGKMQDDATWKQAKVIVDLARQVAQKDPEMAEIYGL encoded by the coding sequence ATGAAAAGCCCGAGCGCGTTTTACAAGCCCCTTGCCATTGGCGCACCCACCCCGTTTCGGGAAAAGCCGGTGCGTGTCGAACGCATGATCCACTTCGTGCCGCCGCATATCGAGAAGATGCGCGCCAAGATCCCCGCCATGATCGCTCAGGTGGATGTGATTCTGGGCAATCTCGAGGATGCCATTCCTGCGGATATGAAGGAAGAAGCCCGTAAAGGGTTCATCCAGATGGCCAAGGACAACGAGTTCGGTGATACGGGCCTCTGGACTCGGGTCAATTGTCTCAATTCGCCATGGTTGCTCGATGATGTCACCGAGATCGTCGGAGCCGTTGGGAACAAGCTTGACGTGGTCATGCTGCCCAAGGTCGAGGGCCCATGGGATATCCACTATCTTGATCAACTGCTGGCCCAGCTGGAAGCAAAGCATGGTGTGACAGAGCCGATCATGATCCATGCGATTCTCGAGACAGCCGAAGGCGTCAACAATGTCGAAGCCATTTGTGCTGCTTCGCCGCGTATGCATGGGATTTCGCTGGGGCCGGCTGATCTTGCGGCCTCTCGCGGCATGAAGACCACGCGCGTTGGCGGTGGACATCCCGGCTATCGCGTGCTGGCAGATCAGACCGAAGGCTCGGCGCGTGGATTCTATCAGCAGGATCTCTGGCACTACACGATGGCCAAGATGGTCGATGCCTGCATGGCCCATGGTCTAAAGGCCTTCTATGGCCCGTTCGGGGACTTCTCCGATCCGGACGCTTGCGAGGCTCAGTTCCGCAACAGTTTCCTTTTGGGCTGCATGGGAGCTTGGACGTTGCATCCGACTCAGATCGACATCGCCAAGCGCGTTTTCAGTCCGGAAGTCGAAGAGGTGAAGATGGCCTCGCGCATTCTCGACGCCATGCCGGACGGCACGGGCGCCGTGATGATCGATGGCAAGATGCAGGATGATGCGACCTGGAAACAGGCAAAGGTCATTGTCGATCTGGCCCGGCAGGTAGCGCAGAAGGATCCGGAAATGGCAGAAATCTACGGCCTTTGA
- a CDS encoding invasion associated locus B family protein: MVMIDKASKLIKPITAAAAVALVSLATSSAYAQDANANAGSAPEPKVWLKFCNTEQKSQKQLCAITQEKKASTGQFLASISVRELEGAKRKALVIAITPGMLLRHGLTVQIDKGKQLKGTFSICFPNACFSDLAVDENYIDQMKKGAIISVTALNQQAQPVRFDLSLSGFTSAYDGDPVDIQKSAEDQRKLQDLLRKRAEEQRQKLLEQKQKAEEGAQ, translated from the coding sequence ATGGTCATGATTGACAAGGCTTCGAAACTCATCAAGCCAATCACCGCCGCAGCAGCAGTTGCACTTGTATCGCTCGCGACGTCCTCCGCATATGCTCAAGACGCAAACGCGAACGCAGGATCAGCTCCAGAGCCGAAGGTCTGGCTGAAATTCTGCAACACCGAGCAGAAGAGCCAGAAGCAGCTCTGCGCCATCACGCAGGAAAAGAAAGCATCCACCGGCCAGTTTCTAGCTTCCATTTCCGTTCGTGAACTGGAAGGCGCAAAGCGCAAGGCGCTCGTCATCGCGATCACTCCGGGCATGCTTCTGCGTCACGGTCTGACCGTTCAGATTGACAAGGGTAAGCAGCTCAAGGGCACTTTCTCCATCTGCTTCCCCAACGCCTGCTTCTCCGATCTGGCTGTCGATGAAAACTACATCGATCAGATGAAAAAAGGCGCGATCATTTCTGTGACGGCTCTCAACCAGCAGGCCCAGCCGGTCCGGTTCGATCTCAGCCTTTCGGGCTTTACCTCCGCCTATGATGGAGATCCGGTCGACATCCAGAAATCTGCCGAAGATCAGAGGAAGCTTCAGGATCTGCTTCGCAAGCGTGCCGAAGAACAACGCCAGAAGCTGCTCGAGCAGAAACAGAAAGCCGAAGAAGGCGCCCAGTAA